The following proteins are co-located in the Marispirochaeta aestuarii genome:
- the efp gene encoding elongation factor P → MIKAGQIDQGMFLLEKGEPYAVVEREFVNPGKGSAFVRLKLKHVVSGSVLKPTYKTQDTVEECIVEDHDCQYLYSDGENYHFMDASTYEQFEVSAAGGMEDKGLFMKDGETYRVVFWEGKPIDIKIPYKVVYEVTEAEDAVKGDTVTGATKVVKVETGLSVKVPIFIKQGERIMVNTETREYVERVNN, encoded by the coding sequence AAAAGGGCGAACCCTATGCCGTTGTTGAGCGGGAGTTTGTCAACCCCGGCAAGGGTTCAGCCTTCGTACGTTTAAAGCTCAAACACGTGGTTTCCGGTTCGGTCCTGAAACCGACCTACAAAACCCAGGACACTGTGGAGGAGTGCATCGTGGAAGACCACGACTGCCAGTACCTCTATTCCGACGGTGAGAACTACCATTTCATGGACGCATCGACCTATGAACAGTTCGAGGTTTCCGCTGCAGGCGGCATGGAAGACAAGGGTCTTTTCATGAAGGACGGCGAAACCTACCGCGTGGTCTTCTGGGAAGGCAAACCCATCGATATCAAGATACCCTACAAGGTGGTCTACGAGGTAACCGAGGCCGAAGACGCCGTCAAGGGCGACACGGTTACCGGCGCCACCAAGGTCGTAAAGGTGGAAACCGGGCTCTCCGTAAAGGTTCCGATCTTCATCAAGCAGGGCGAGAGAATCATGGTGAATACCGAGACCCGGGAGTATGTTGAACGGGTAAACAATTGA